In Labilithrix sp., a single genomic region encodes these proteins:
- a CDS encoding MATE family efflux transporter, producing the protein MATATADVDLELISGPPYRTILRLALPTVVAMLSQSIVNEIDVFFFSKLPHPESSNAQAALLPSLLLVWLFGGSLSAISVGTQALTARRYAERKYEAAGTILANAAFFCALAGFVFMLLGFLTVDGLLGLILKVPQAHEIASSYSRWRLLGIISMSGTMALKAFFDGIGKTWVHLVSAVVMNVCNILLCWLCIFGRPELGIPRMGAPGAGFAAFVATWIGLFIMVFYAARERGRFDFLRWKALSKSLTWDILKLSIPAGLATVVMMVGFGLFAQVAGKLDALEALNAPEGSIHEAVNGAATTDIVAILKLTFTACIAFGTATATLVAQSLAAKRPEDADRFGWASVRLGLVLFGVIGLLEGVLFTPQIVHFISHSPAVQHAAMTPMRMMGVITPIIAVAMILSEALFGAGNTKFVAAAQLCLVFGLLVPAAWLLGIKLDVGLNGMWTAAACYCTAAAVVMTLKFRGGTWKKIVL; encoded by the coding sequence ATGGCGACCGCGACCGCTGACGTCGATCTCGAGCTGATCTCGGGACCTCCCTATCGGACGATCCTCCGGCTCGCGCTGCCTACGGTCGTCGCGATGCTCTCGCAGAGCATCGTCAACGAGATCGACGTCTTCTTCTTCTCGAAGCTCCCGCACCCGGAGAGCTCGAACGCGCAGGCGGCCCTCCTCCCCTCGCTCCTCCTCGTCTGGCTCTTCGGCGGCTCGCTCTCCGCGATCAGCGTCGGCACGCAAGCGCTGACCGCGCGCCGCTACGCCGAGCGCAAGTACGAGGCCGCGGGCACCATCCTCGCGAACGCCGCCTTCTTCTGCGCCCTCGCCGGCTTCGTCTTCATGCTGCTCGGCTTCCTCACCGTCGACGGCCTCCTCGGCCTCATCCTGAAGGTCCCGCAGGCGCACGAGATCGCGAGCTCGTACTCGCGCTGGCGCCTCCTCGGCATCATCTCGATGTCGGGGACGATGGCGCTCAAGGCCTTCTTCGACGGCATCGGCAAGACGTGGGTGCACCTCGTCTCCGCCGTCGTCATGAACGTCTGCAACATCCTGCTCTGCTGGCTCTGCATCTTCGGCCGCCCCGAGCTCGGCATCCCGCGCATGGGCGCGCCCGGCGCCGGCTTCGCCGCGTTCGTCGCGACGTGGATCGGCCTCTTCATCATGGTGTTCTACGCCGCGCGCGAGCGGGGCCGCTTCGACTTCCTGCGCTGGAAGGCGCTCTCGAAGTCGCTGACGTGGGACATCCTGAAGCTCTCGATCCCGGCCGGCCTCGCGACCGTGGTCATGATGGTCGGGTTCGGGCTCTTCGCGCAGGTCGCGGGCAAGCTCGACGCGCTCGAGGCGCTGAACGCGCCCGAAGGCTCGATCCACGAGGCGGTCAACGGCGCCGCGACGACGGACATCGTCGCGATCCTGAAGCTCACGTTCACCGCCTGCATCGCGTTCGGCACCGCGACCGCGACCCTCGTCGCGCAGTCGCTCGCCGCGAAGCGCCCCGAGGACGCGGATCGCTTCGGCTGGGCGAGCGTGCGCCTCGGCCTCGTGCTCTTCGGCGTCATCGGCCTCCTCGAGGGCGTCCTCTTCACGCCGCAGATCGTCCACTTCATCTCGCACTCCCCCGCCGTGCAGCACGCCGCGATGACGCCGATGCGCATGATGGGCGTCATCACCCCGATCATCGCGGTGGCGATGATCCTGAGCGAGGCGCTCTTCGGCGCGGGCAACACGAAGTTCGTCGCCGCCGCGCAGCTGTGCCTCGTGTTCGGGCTCCTCGTCCCCGCGGCGTGGCTCCTCGGCATCAAGCTCGACGTCGGCTTGAACGGCATGTGGACCGCCGCCGCGTGCTACTGCACCGCCGCCGCGGTCGTGATGACGCTCAAGTTCCGCGGCGGCACGTGGAAAAAAATCGTCCTCTGA
- a CDS encoding serine/threonine protein kinase, which produces MSEALADKNAAADAGGLSSGIVSIPLPRIFGRLLLLKLLARGGMGDVYLAATTGIEGAERPIVVKTVRRDHIHDGSFLARFLDEARVQSQLNHPGVAQILEASTDENGEPYTIVEYVEGRSLADVRHRAVQVGVRVGWPEAVAIAIEMGQALAHVHERAGSDGTPLGIVHRDLSPQNVMVGYAGELKLIDFGTARGHNRRCHTVAGVVFAKPGYVAPEVARQQVGDGRIDVYAMGVMLWELCAGKRLLNGDAQKHLEEVAAGKFEVPLLAETRGIPAELDAIIQKLCKNDPDDRYASAQQAAVDLARVLSLAPAVKAGERGVRTRISLLMRQLWPHEPARLRAEFAKLLKQARGLRKEPETPPSERSLQLAVALEKSADPDALPGTPYRLGKKIGEGSSGEVYEAEHTELGRKYAVKVLSSAHSSAVDAVDRFRREARAIASLSHPNLVRLHDFGKSLDGRVFLVMELLDGKTLDAYADEARLDWREAAQFGVQATLALEAAHAAGLVHRDLKPHNLFLTSSGELKLLDFGVAMALADTTTAEKRQKGFAVFGTPEYMAPEQVAGELVDARCDIYALGCVLYELVTGSRPFEGSSVVVMGKQLRETPERPRVRSAAVPLEIDAVIMKALSKSKEDRYSSAKEMREALEKALSAPAKRLGRAKRFASFSAVVALSAVGTFFFRDRLEATAQHLLEKPQPVSVTTTLAAVEPAPPPPAPPAPEPEPAPAPAPAPEVEAPKPQVAVAVAPPKEDLSDVPVPEERKPSSLLRRASAHHESAEVRTKLTEARGRAKENPSDVKALRTWAMAALSAGETREARRAAEAWAVHEPGPEPRLVLAAAFEAAHRHREARAVLEEWLTNHPDTPEARKMLQRLGGDAPAVKPRRGGATRPSGNATLEAETL; this is translated from the coding sequence ATGAGCGAAGCCCTCGCCGACAAGAACGCCGCCGCCGACGCAGGTGGTCTCAGCTCCGGCATCGTGAGCATCCCGCTGCCGCGCATCTTCGGACGGCTCTTGCTCCTGAAGCTCCTCGCCCGCGGCGGCATGGGCGACGTCTACCTCGCGGCGACGACCGGCATCGAGGGCGCCGAGCGTCCCATCGTCGTGAAGACGGTCCGCCGCGATCACATCCACGACGGCTCGTTCCTCGCGCGTTTTCTCGACGAGGCCCGCGTCCAGTCGCAGCTCAACCACCCGGGTGTCGCGCAGATCCTCGAGGCCTCGACCGACGAAAACGGTGAACCTTACACCATCGTCGAATACGTGGAAGGACGCTCGCTCGCTGACGTCCGCCACCGCGCGGTGCAGGTCGGCGTGCGCGTCGGCTGGCCGGAGGCGGTCGCGATCGCGATCGAGATGGGCCAGGCCCTCGCCCACGTCCACGAGCGCGCCGGCTCCGACGGCACGCCGCTCGGGATCGTGCACCGCGACCTCTCCCCCCAGAACGTGATGGTCGGGTACGCGGGCGAGCTGAAGCTCATCGACTTCGGCACCGCGCGCGGCCACAACCGCCGCTGCCACACCGTCGCCGGCGTCGTCTTCGCGAAGCCGGGCTACGTCGCGCCCGAGGTCGCGCGGCAGCAGGTCGGCGACGGTCGCATCGACGTCTACGCGATGGGCGTGATGCTCTGGGAGCTCTGCGCGGGCAAGCGCCTCTTGAACGGCGACGCGCAGAAGCACCTCGAGGAGGTCGCGGCCGGCAAGTTCGAGGTGCCGCTCCTCGCCGAGACGCGCGGCATCCCCGCCGAGCTCGACGCGATCATCCAGAAGCTCTGCAAGAACGATCCCGACGACCGCTACGCGAGCGCGCAGCAGGCGGCGGTCGATCTCGCGCGCGTGCTCTCGCTCGCGCCGGCGGTGAAGGCGGGCGAGCGCGGCGTGCGCACGCGCATCTCGCTCCTCATGCGGCAGCTCTGGCCGCACGAGCCGGCCCGCCTCCGCGCCGAGTTCGCGAAGCTCCTCAAGCAGGCGCGCGGCCTCCGCAAGGAGCCGGAGACGCCGCCGTCGGAGCGGTCGCTCCAGCTCGCGGTCGCGCTCGAGAAGTCGGCCGACCCCGACGCGCTCCCCGGCACGCCGTACCGCCTCGGGAAGAAGATCGGCGAGGGCTCGAGCGGCGAGGTCTACGAGGCGGAGCACACCGAGCTCGGTCGCAAGTACGCGGTGAAGGTCCTCTCCAGCGCGCACTCCTCCGCCGTCGACGCGGTGGATCGGTTCCGCCGCGAGGCGCGCGCGATCGCGTCGCTCTCGCATCCGAACCTCGTGCGCCTCCACGACTTCGGCAAGTCGCTCGACGGCCGCGTCTTCCTCGTGATGGAGCTCCTCGACGGCAAGACGCTCGACGCGTACGCCGACGAGGCGCGCCTCGACTGGCGCGAGGCCGCGCAGTTCGGCGTCCAGGCTACGCTCGCGCTCGAGGCCGCGCACGCGGCGGGCCTCGTGCATCGGGACCTCAAGCCTCACAACCTGTTCCTCACGTCGAGCGGCGAGCTGAAGCTCCTCGACTTCGGCGTCGCGATGGCGCTCGCGGACACGACCACCGCCGAGAAGCGGCAGAAGGGCTTCGCGGTCTTCGGGACGCCCGAGTACATGGCGCCGGAGCAGGTCGCGGGCGAGCTCGTCGACGCGCGTTGCGACATCTACGCGCTCGGCTGTGTGCTCTACGAGCTCGTCACCGGCTCGCGTCCGTTCGAGGGCTCCTCCGTCGTCGTGATGGGCAAGCAGCTCCGCGAGACGCCGGAGCGGCCGCGCGTGCGCTCCGCCGCGGTGCCGCTCGAGATCGACGCCGTCATCATGAAGGCGCTCTCGAAGTCGAAGGAGGATCGCTACTCCTCGGCGAAGGAGATGCGCGAGGCGCTCGAGAAGGCGCTCTCCGCGCCGGCGAAGCGCCTCGGCCGCGCGAAGCGGTTCGCGAGCTTCTCCGCCGTCGTCGCGCTCTCGGCGGTCGGCACCTTCTTCTTCCGCGACCGGCTCGAGGCCACCGCGCAGCACCTGCTCGAGAAGCCGCAGCCCGTCTCCGTCACGACGACTCTCGCCGCGGTCGAGCCCGCGCCTCCGCCGCCCGCGCCTCCGGCGCCCGAGCCTGAGCCCGCGCCCGCGCCCGCGCCCGCGCCCGAGGTCGAAGCGCCGAAGCCGCAGGTCGCGGTCGCGGTCGCGCCGCCGAAGGAGGATCTCTCGGACGTCCCGGTGCCGGAGGAGCGGAAGCCGTCGTCGCTCCTGCGCCGTGCGTCGGCGCATCACGAGAGCGCGGAGGTCCGCACGAAGCTCACCGAGGCGCGGGGGCGCGCGAAGGAGAACCCGAGCGACGTGAAGGCGCTCCGCACGTGGGCGATGGCCGCGCTCTCGGCGGGCGAGACGCGAGAGGCGCGTCGCGCGGCGGAGGCGTGGGCGGTGCACGAGCCCGGCCCGGAGCCGCGCCTCGTCCTCGCGGCCGCGTTCGAGGCGGCGCACCGTCACCGCGAAGCGCGCGCCGTCCTCGAGGAGTGGCTCACGAACCACCCCGACACGCCGGAGGCACGCAAGATGCTCCAACGCCTCGGCGGCGACGCCCCCGCCGTGAAGCCCCGCCGCGGCGGCGCCACCCGCCCGAGCGGCAACGCCACCCTCGAAGCCGAGACGCTGTAG
- a CDS encoding RNA polymerase sigma factor, which translates to MESDEALLLRVRDGEIEAFDRLYERHEGRLFAYLRAVTGDRSDAEEVLHDAFLSALKDTSARLDAEGSFRAWLYRVGRNLALNKRRASQRRTKNTAAIPESEAPPSAAEKLEEHELEVALTEAVGKLPPNLGELWHLRTSGLSYEQIASVVDAPLGTVKSRIHQMVVVLRKELSPWIAPP; encoded by the coding sequence GTGGAATCGGACGAGGCGCTTCTTCTTCGCGTTCGCGACGGGGAGATCGAGGCGTTCGATCGGCTCTACGAGCGGCACGAAGGGCGGCTCTTCGCCTATCTCCGTGCCGTCACCGGTGACCGCAGCGACGCGGAGGAGGTGTTGCACGACGCCTTCCTCTCCGCGCTGAAGGACACGTCGGCGCGCCTGGACGCGGAGGGCTCCTTCCGCGCGTGGCTCTACCGCGTCGGCCGGAACCTCGCGCTCAACAAGCGGCGCGCGTCGCAGCGGCGGACGAAGAACACCGCCGCGATCCCCGAGTCCGAGGCGCCGCCCTCCGCCGCGGAGAAGCTCGAGGAGCACGAGCTCGAGGTCGCGCTCACGGAGGCGGTCGGCAAGCTGCCGCCCAACCTCGGGGAGCTGTGGCACCTCCGCACGAGCGGCCTCAGCTACGAGCAGATCGCGAGCGTCGTCGACGCCCCCCTCGGCACCGTCAAGTCACGGATCCACCAGATGGTGGTCGTCCTTCGTAAGGAGCTCTCGCCATGGATTGCACCGCCGTAA
- a CDS encoding TRAP transporter large permease, with product MSASIDTDTTVNPKAARTAFGGIGVIVVLLGAAGGFFTALLGALALIGAPLFAIMGGAAEIAWLTHPNPDQQVLRRLASDVFGPYFAGSPILTTIPLFTFVGYVMAESKTPERLVRAATAWLGWMPGGLAIVCVIASAVFTLFTGGSGVTIIAVGGLLLPALRKSGYSEKFSLGLVTTGGSLGLLLPWALPLLVYAMITGLDFQLVNKAVILPGAIVLGFFAVYCVYVGITEKIPRQKFDLKEALQAFWAFKWELGVFALLIVSIKTQLAQIDEAAGLVAAYTFAIEVWIYKDLTIKKDLVRIAKGSMALSGAVILILAMANALINYVGDEHLPNKVLDAMLKVGFDKTWQFLIVMNLFLLVLGMIMDGFSAILVAVPLVLPFAAYFGLGPFHVAIMFVLNLELAFSCPPLGLNLFIASFRFNRPVIGLYRIAMPFVGILALALLVITYVPKISSAPVESDIQKWRDQAAKENRVPSEAWFLECVQLDRNNPQPCSEEDKKKYPKGQMPVDETPQEVLDAGAPPPDTTDEDDLEALIKGGAPKDAGDKPPGNESEDDLLDLIKGGGKDAGDATKPKPPPGQESEDDLMDLIKGK from the coding sequence GTGAGCGCCTCGATCGACACCGACACCACCGTCAACCCGAAGGCCGCGCGCACCGCGTTCGGCGGCATCGGCGTCATCGTCGTGCTCCTCGGCGCGGCGGGCGGCTTCTTCACCGCGCTCCTCGGCGCGCTCGCCCTCATCGGCGCCCCGCTCTTCGCGATCATGGGCGGCGCGGCGGAGATCGCGTGGCTCACGCACCCGAACCCCGACCAGCAGGTGCTCCGCCGCCTCGCGTCGGACGTGTTCGGACCGTATTTCGCGGGTTCGCCTATTCTCACGACAATCCCGCTATTCACGTTCGTCGGCTACGTCATGGCCGAGTCGAAGACGCCGGAGCGCCTCGTCCGCGCGGCGACGGCGTGGCTCGGCTGGATGCCGGGCGGCCTCGCGATCGTCTGCGTCATCGCGAGCGCGGTGTTCACGCTCTTCACCGGCGGCAGCGGCGTCACGATCATCGCCGTCGGCGGCCTCCTCCTCCCCGCGCTCAGGAAGAGCGGGTACTCGGAGAAGTTCTCGCTCGGCCTCGTCACGACCGGCGGCTCGCTCGGCCTCCTCCTCCCGTGGGCGCTCCCGCTCCTCGTCTACGCGATGATCACGGGCCTCGACTTCCAGCTCGTGAACAAGGCGGTGATCTTGCCGGGCGCGATCGTCCTCGGCTTCTTCGCGGTCTACTGCGTCTACGTCGGCATCACGGAGAAGATCCCGCGCCAGAAGTTCGACCTGAAGGAGGCGCTTCAGGCGTTCTGGGCCTTCAAGTGGGAGCTCGGCGTCTTCGCGCTCCTCATCGTCAGCATCAAGACGCAGCTCGCCCAGATCGACGAGGCGGCCGGCCTCGTCGCCGCCTACACGTTCGCGATCGAGGTCTGGATCTACAAAGACCTCACGATCAAGAAGGACCTCGTCCGCATCGCGAAGGGATCGATGGCGCTCTCCGGCGCCGTGATCCTCATCCTCGCGATGGCGAACGCGCTCATCAACTACGTCGGCGACGAGCACCTCCCGAACAAGGTGCTCGACGCGATGCTGAAGGTCGGCTTCGACAAGACGTGGCAGTTCCTCATCGTGATGAACCTGTTCTTGCTCGTGCTCGGCATGATCATGGACGGCTTCAGCGCGATCCTCGTCGCGGTCCCGCTCGTCCTCCCGTTCGCGGCGTACTTCGGCCTCGGGCCGTTCCACGTCGCGATCATGTTCGTGCTGAACCTCGAGCTCGCGTTCTCGTGCCCGCCGCTCGGCCTGAACCTGTTCATCGCGAGCTTCCGCTTCAACCGCCCCGTCATCGGGCTCTATCGCATCGCGATGCCCTTCGTCGGCATCCTCGCGCTCGCCCTCCTCGTCATCACCTACGTCCCGAAGATCTCGAGCGCGCCGGTCGAGTCCGACATCCAGAAGTGGCGCGACCAGGCGGCGAAGGAGAACCGCGTCCCCTCCGAAGCATGGTTCCTCGAGTGCGTGCAGCTCGATCGCAACAACCCGCAGCCCTGCAGCGAAGAGGACAAGAAGAAGTACCCGAAGGGCCAGATGCCGGTCGACGAGACACCGCAAGAGGTGCTCGACGCCGGTGCCCCCCCGCCGGACACGACCGACGAGGACGACCTCGAGGCCCTCATCAAGGGCGGCGCGCCGAAGGACGCCGGCGACAAGCCGCCGGGCAACGAGTCCGAGGACGACCTCCTCGACCTGATCAAGGGCGGCGGCAAGGACGCCGGCGACGCGACGAAGCCGAAGCCGCCGCCGGGTCAGGAGAGCGAGGACGACTTGATGGACCTCATCAAGGGGAAGTGA
- a CDS encoding zf-HC2 domain-containing protein: MDCTAVTPNLVAYHVGAIDDADREAIEAHLVGCRACLEAYLAIKRAADRAVFERPRPEVKERLRAEVLRAFPPREAGRRVAFFRRRIPLYQGVALAAVAAAVVALAPKVKERLHLRAAEPAPIVDTSRTRAESLSIY; the protein is encoded by the coding sequence ATGGATTGCACCGCCGTAACCCCCAACCTCGTCGCGTACCACGTCGGCGCGATCGACGACGCCGACCGCGAGGCGATCGAGGCGCACCTCGTCGGCTGCCGCGCGTGCCTCGAGGCGTACCTCGCGATCAAGCGCGCCGCCGACCGCGCCGTCTTCGAGCGGCCGCGGCCCGAGGTGAAGGAGCGGCTCCGCGCGGAGGTCCTCCGCGCGTTCCCGCCTCGCGAGGCAGGGCGGCGCGTCGCGTTCTTCCGGCGGCGCATCCCCCTCTACCAGGGCGTCGCCCTCGCCGCCGTCGCGGCCGCCGTCGTCGCGCTCGCGCCGAAGGTCAAGGAGCGGCTCCACCTCCGCGCGGCCGAGCCCGCGCCCATCGTCGACACCTCGCGCACGCGCGCCGAGAGCCTCTCCATCTACTGA
- a CDS encoding helix-turn-helix transcriptional regulator — translation MNVLTRRVEMDGMEFMVIEWSVNDDRALTAAERDVARLVARGATNAEIARARGTSARTVANQVQSIMRKLEVASRVGLAAAISGRR, via the coding sequence GTGAACGTCCTCACTCGACGCGTCGAAATGGATGGCATGGAGTTCATGGTGATCGAGTGGTCTGTGAACGACGATCGAGCGCTCACGGCGGCGGAGCGGGACGTGGCCAGGCTCGTCGCGAGAGGCGCGACGAACGCGGAGATCGCGCGTGCGCGCGGGACGTCTGCGCGGACGGTAGCGAACCAGGTCCAGTCGATCATGCGCAAGCTCGAGGTCGCTTCGCGCGTCGGCCTCGCGGCGGCGATCTCCGGGAGGCGATGA
- a CDS encoding response regulator transcription factor: MADGSELEDDVLRLLSEAWQVGRSEGEWLEGIVGAAEPILRPDMGIIAAIATASRASSSDLRIVPCARGMPDSLFGIVDELVTFSRADNQMRRNFASHAPVMTFSDFSCYARLREILESSGLRDVAVLFTGPLFGTSLAVAAGYRERRYFSPRERRLLGAAAAQLSVALDSHRIAHRRSERELALVLQPGHESIETRCVELLSLGLETKELAQAIGISFDAARKHISNSMKRHGVSTREALLERLRSGGDSSSRDDL, translated from the coding sequence ATGGCCGACGGCTCCGAGCTCGAAGACGACGTCCTTCGCTTGCTGAGCGAGGCGTGGCAGGTCGGCCGGAGCGAGGGCGAATGGCTCGAGGGGATCGTCGGTGCCGCGGAACCGATCCTGAGGCCCGACATGGGCATCATCGCCGCGATCGCGACGGCGAGCCGCGCGTCTTCGAGCGATCTGCGTATCGTTCCCTGCGCGCGCGGCATGCCCGATAGCCTCTTCGGGATCGTCGACGAGCTGGTCACCTTCAGCCGTGCGGACAACCAGATGCGCCGCAATTTCGCGAGCCACGCGCCAGTGATGACGTTCAGCGACTTCAGCTGCTACGCGAGGTTGCGCGAGATCCTCGAGTCCTCGGGCCTGCGGGACGTCGCTGTACTCTTCACGGGGCCGCTCTTCGGAACCTCGCTCGCCGTCGCCGCCGGCTACCGCGAGCGCCGCTACTTCTCGCCTCGCGAGAGGCGCTTGCTGGGCGCGGCCGCGGCACAGCTCAGCGTCGCGCTCGACAGCCACCGCATCGCCCACCGGCGGTCGGAACGGGAGCTCGCGCTCGTCCTCCAGCCGGGCCACGAGTCGATCGAAACTCGTTGCGTCGAGCTCCTCTCGCTCGGGCTCGAGACGAAAGAGCTCGCCCAGGCGATCGGTATCTCGTTCGACGCAGCTCGCAAGCACATCTCGAACAGCATGAAGCGTCATGGCGTCTCTACGCGCGAGGCGCTCCTCGAGCGCTTACGGTCGGGGGGCGACTCGAGCTCACGCGACGATCTGTAG
- a CDS encoding S41 family peptidase — protein sequence MKSFRVSPFIAVLLVTFACSDAAPPAPDDAAARTASNEPRPLPADQTPPPRSVTQNNVPEELEIPRESFNDGARAFNEVKNALLKSYYAEGMSEDDVYRAATAGMLAQLEPRMRKYNKLLSPTEIAEVKNDLKGEVVGVGIQISFDEKSGYTDVLGTIAGSPSEKAGLVAGDKIVTVDGKLYKGMKLRDVVADIRGKVGTSVTLSVLRGDKLLPFTLTRDRLVFDAPSASFVGAPDDKLGYVRIPSFTEKTPAAVRAGLEELAAKGARALVIDLRHSPGGSFDRALETAELLLPEGAPIVTLQKKGKPEETHVSKGKPILGDVPAAVLVDEMTASGAELLASALREQRHAKLVGARTYGKWSVQALDDLPNGWAYKYTLGLFKIPAGKSYEGTGVSPDVELAMDEGALGRANHGKPEERLTIDVQLRTARELLLRAP from the coding sequence ATGAAGTCCTTTCGCGTCTCTCCGTTCATCGCCGTTCTCCTCGTCACCTTCGCGTGCAGCGACGCGGCGCCCCCCGCCCCCGACGACGCCGCCGCGCGCACCGCGTCGAACGAGCCGCGCCCCCTGCCCGCGGACCAGACGCCGCCGCCGCGCTCGGTGACGCAGAACAACGTCCCCGAGGAGCTCGAGATCCCGCGCGAGTCGTTCAACGACGGCGCGCGCGCCTTCAACGAGGTGAAGAACGCGCTCCTCAAGAGCTACTACGCGGAGGGCATGAGCGAGGACGACGTCTACCGCGCCGCGACCGCGGGGATGCTCGCGCAGCTCGAGCCGCGGATGAGGAAGTACAACAAGCTCCTCTCCCCGACCGAGATCGCGGAGGTGAAGAACGACCTCAAGGGCGAGGTCGTCGGCGTCGGGATCCAGATCTCGTTCGACGAGAAGAGCGGCTACACCGACGTCCTCGGCACGATCGCGGGCTCGCCGTCGGAGAAGGCGGGCCTCGTCGCCGGCGACAAGATCGTCACCGTCGACGGCAAGCTCTACAAGGGCATGAAGCTCCGCGACGTGGTCGCCGACATCCGCGGCAAGGTCGGCACGAGCGTGACCTTGAGCGTGCTCCGCGGCGACAAGCTCCTCCCCTTCACCCTCACGCGCGATCGCCTCGTCTTCGACGCGCCGTCGGCCTCCTTCGTCGGCGCGCCGGACGACAAGCTCGGCTACGTCCGGATCCCGAGCTTCACCGAGAAGACGCCGGCGGCGGTGAGGGCGGGCCTCGAGGAGCTCGCGGCGAAGGGCGCGCGCGCGCTCGTCATCGACCTCCGCCACAGCCCGGGCGGCTCGTTCGATCGCGCGCTCGAGACCGCGGAGCTGCTCCTGCCCGAGGGCGCGCCGATCGTCACGCTGCAGAAGAAGGGCAAGCCGGAGGAGACGCACGTCTCGAAGGGCAAGCCGATCCTCGGCGACGTCCCGGCCGCGGTGCTCGTCGACGAGATGACGGCGTCGGGCGCGGAGCTCCTCGCGAGCGCGCTCCGCGAGCAGCGTCACGCGAAGCTCGTCGGCGCGCGCACCTACGGCAAATGGAGCGTGCAGGCGCTCGACGATCTCCCGAACGGCTGGGCGTACAAGTACACGCTCGGCCTCTTCAAGATCCCGGCCGGCAAGAGCTACGAGGGCACCGGCGTCTCGCCCGACGTCGAGCTCGCGATGGACGAAGGCGCGCTCGGCCGCGCCAACCACGGCAAGCCAGAGGAGCGCCTCACGATCGACGTGCAGCTCCGCACGGCGCGGGAGCTGCTCCTCCGCGCGCCGTGA
- a CDS encoding Uma2 family endonuclease — translation MKVHDKKGRVVGEAVTNPILLLEVLSPSTEDYDRGEKFAHYMRLPVTASRCAARSSSSTTSTRPERGVLTLGARARSC, via the coding sequence CTGAAGGTTCACGACAAGAAGGGCCGAGTCGTCGGTGAGGCGGTGACGAATCCGATCCTCCTCCTGGAGGTGCTCTCCCCGTCGACGGAGGACTACGACCGCGGCGAGAAGTTCGCGCACTACATGCGCCTCCCGGTGACAGCGTCACGTTGTGCGGCGCGCTCTTCCTCGTCGACGACCTCTACGCGGCCTGAGCGCGGCGTGCTGACCCTTGGAGCCCGCGCGCGCTCCTGCTAG